Proteins from a genomic interval of Gigantopelta aegis isolate Gae_Host unplaced genomic scaffold, Gae_host_genome ctg6130_pilon_pilon, whole genome shotgun sequence:
- the LOC121366555 gene encoding LOW QUALITY PROTEIN: proteasome subunit beta type-6-like (The sequence of the model RefSeq protein was modified relative to this genomic sequence to represent the inferred CDS: inserted 2 bases in 2 codons; deleted 1 base in 1 codon), giving the protein MNEPVSTGTTIMAVEFDGGVIXGADSRTTSGSFIANRVTDKLTPITDRIFCCRSGSAADTQAIADVVKIQLQLQQCRVNEPPLVKTAANFFRSLCYRYRDNCIAGILCAGWDXRLGGQVYSIPLGGMCVRQPFSIGGSGSTYLYGYCDAHYKSGMSKEETIEFVKNAVALAISRDGSSGGVIRIAIIQEEGVERLLVTGKDIPKFNVDK; this is encoded by the exons ATGAATGAACCAGTTTCTACAGGC ACGACAATTATGGCAGTTGAATTTGATGGTGGTGTGA ATGGAGCTGATTCACGAACTACCTCTGG TTCATTCATAGCAAATCGTGTCACTGACAAACTGACACCGATAACAGATCGCATTTTCTGTTGTCGATCTGGCTCAGCTGCTGATACTCAAGCCATTGCAGATGTAGTTAAAATTCAATTACAATTACAGCAG TGTAGAGTGAATGAGCCTCCATTAGTGAAGACGGCTGCTAACTTTTTCAGATCACTTTGCTATCGATATCGTGATAATTGTATCGCTGGTATCCTGTGTGCTGGTTGGG ATAGATTAGGAGGACAG GTTTATTCCATACCATTAGGTGGAATGTGTGTTCGACAACCATTTTCTATTGG AGGTTCTGGTAGTACATATCTCTATGGTTACTGCGATGCTCACTACAAAAGTGGCATGTCTAAAGAGGAGACAATagaatttgttaaaaatg CTGTTGCTTTGGCCATATCACGTGATGGTAGCTCTGGAGGGGTGATACGGATAGCAATTATTCAGGAGGAAGGTGTAGAAAGGTTACTG GTTACTGGTAAAGATATACCAAAGTTTAATGTAGacaaataa